In Rheinheimera sp. MM224, one DNA window encodes the following:
- a CDS encoding serine hydrolase domain-containing protein: MPAPQLLRKTLMFLVVCSAYTGAVFAASSDSTALNEKISRVEQGLSTSVVVKGASAKKMRLADRMHYHQVPAVSIAVVNNGQLEWARAYGVNVVGKAEHTTPTTLFQTASISKAVSAMAALHLVEQGKLQLDGDVNNQLKSWKLPDNEFTKEHKVSLRQLLNHSGGVNVHGFHGYEMTQTVPSLLAVLNGDSPANSAAVRVEAIPGTKWSYSGGGYTIIQLMMMEASKQDFPQLLQDIVFTPLDMQHSRFAARLPQQERNNAAAGHNGSGAAITGLWHQNPELAAAGMWSTPSDLAKIIIEVQKSDAGTSDKILSSPMTKTMLTRGLGETGLGFFVEQQPDRTSFSHSGGNEGFRTLLFGYTKTGQGAVVLTNSDNGSALIQEIFASIAAEYNWPDFKVVQKSTIAPDATLNQKLAGEYLLLDKPASIISEGNRLYFQSNLISSKRLELHRETETSFFLTSPDATVRFETDAKNKVTGFSLIKGVNTYKAERVK, from the coding sequence TCAGTGGTTGTTAAAGGCGCATCAGCTAAAAAAATGCGGCTTGCAGATCGGATGCACTATCATCAGGTTCCTGCCGTAAGCATTGCGGTGGTGAACAATGGTCAACTTGAGTGGGCCCGTGCTTATGGGGTTAATGTTGTAGGAAAAGCAGAACACACCACGCCAACCACCTTATTTCAAACCGCCTCTATCAGCAAAGCCGTCAGCGCCATGGCGGCATTGCATCTGGTTGAACAAGGAAAACTTCAGCTGGATGGCGATGTAAACAACCAACTGAAAAGCTGGAAGCTGCCTGACAATGAATTCACTAAAGAGCATAAAGTCAGCCTGAGGCAGTTGCTGAACCACAGTGGTGGCGTCAATGTGCATGGTTTTCATGGCTATGAGATGACACAAACTGTGCCAAGCCTGCTGGCGGTGCTAAATGGTGATTCACCAGCGAACTCAGCAGCAGTTCGTGTTGAAGCAATACCAGGCACAAAGTGGAGCTATTCTGGTGGGGGTTACACCATCATCCAGTTGATGATGATGGAAGCCAGCAAACAGGATTTCCCGCAGCTATTACAAGATATAGTATTCACCCCTTTAGATATGCAGCACAGTCGCTTCGCAGCCCGCTTGCCACAGCAAGAGCGCAACAATGCGGCCGCAGGACATAACGGCAGTGGTGCAGCCATTACTGGATTGTGGCACCAAAACCCTGAGCTGGCAGCGGCTGGCATGTGGAGCACGCCTTCGGATTTAGCAAAAATTATTATTGAAGTGCAAAAGTCGGACGCAGGTACTTCAGACAAAATACTCTCCAGCCCAATGACCAAAACCATGTTAACCCGTGGCTTGGGTGAAACCGGACTTGGCTTTTTTGTCGAACAACAGCCAGACAGAACCAGCTTTAGCCACAGTGGCGGCAATGAAGGCTTTCGCACCTTGTTATTCGGCTACACAAAAACCGGCCAGGGTGCAGTAGTACTGACCAACAGCGACAATGGCAGCGCGTTAATTCAAGAGATATTTGCCAGTATTGCCGCCGAATACAACTGGCCCGATTTTAAGGTGGTACAAAAATCAACCATAGCGCCGGATGCCACACTAAACCAAAAGTTAGCAGGCGAATACCTGCTGTTAGATAAACCCGCTTCCATCATCTCCGAAGGCAACCGCCTGTATTTCCAGAGCAATTTAATCAGCTCCAAGCGCCTCGAACTGCACCGGGAAACCGAAACCAGCTTCTTTCTGACATCACCAGACGCCACAGTCCGCTTTGAAACTGATGCTAAAAATAAGGTGACGGGGTTTTCTTTGATTAAGGGGGTGAATACTTATAAAGCGGAGAGAGTTAAGTAA